A single genomic interval of Nonomuraea rubra harbors:
- a CDS encoding SDR family oxidoreductase, translating into MPPPYPKAHGLLDGKVTLVTAAAGAGIGYATARRCAEEGATVVLSDRHERRLAAAAESLAELTGVKPLAVPCDVTSQAQVTALFDAVVDAHGRLDVLVNNAGLGGTAPLAEMTDEQWHAVIDVTLNGTMRCTRAALRHMIPQGRGVIVNNASVVGWRAQRGQAHYAAAKAGVMALTRCVALEVAEHGIRVNAVAPSLAVHPFLAKVTSEELLAELAAKEAFGRSAEPWEVANVIVFLAGDYSSYMTGEVVSVSSQHP; encoded by the coding sequence ATGCCACCGCCGTACCCGAAGGCCCACGGGCTGCTCGACGGAAAGGTCACGCTGGTCACGGCCGCGGCGGGGGCGGGCATCGGCTACGCCACGGCCAGGCGCTGCGCCGAGGAGGGCGCCACGGTCGTCCTGTCGGACCGGCACGAGCGCCGCCTGGCCGCCGCCGCCGAGTCGCTGGCGGAGCTCACCGGCGTCAAACCGCTCGCCGTCCCGTGCGACGTGACGTCGCAGGCACAGGTGACGGCGCTGTTCGACGCGGTGGTGGACGCGCACGGCCGGCTGGACGTGCTCGTCAACAATGCCGGCCTCGGCGGTACGGCGCCGCTGGCCGAGATGACGGACGAGCAGTGGCACGCCGTCATCGACGTCACCCTGAACGGCACCATGCGCTGCACCAGGGCGGCGCTGCGGCACATGATCCCCCAGGGCCGCGGCGTCATCGTGAACAACGCCTCCGTGGTCGGCTGGCGGGCCCAGCGCGGGCAGGCGCACTACGCGGCGGCCAAGGCCGGGGTGATGGCGCTGACCAGGTGCGTGGCGCTGGAGGTGGCCGAGCACGGGATCCGGGTCAACGCGGTGGCGCCGTCGCTGGCCGTGCATCCGTTCCTGGCGAAGGTGACCAGCGAGGAGCTGCTGGCGGAGCTGGCGGCCAAGGAGGCGTTCGGGCGGTCGGCCGAGCCGTGGGAGGTGGCGAACGTGATCGTCTTCCTGGCCGGCGACTACTCCTCGTACATGACCGGCGAGGTGGTGTCGGTTTCCTCCCAGCACCCCTGA
- a CDS encoding PadR family transcriptional regulator: MNMTEPMFLALTALVDEPRHGYGIVQEVDRLSAGRVQLKIGTLYGVLDRLSAAGLVALDREEAQQGRLRRYYRLTDEGAAALRDEAARMAATAETATARLRARTAGGAA; this comes from the coding sequence ATGAATATGACGGAGCCCATGTTCCTGGCGCTGACCGCGCTGGTGGACGAGCCCCGGCACGGCTACGGGATCGTCCAGGAGGTCGATCGGCTGTCGGCGGGGCGCGTCCAGCTCAAGATCGGCACCCTCTACGGCGTGCTCGACCGGCTCTCCGCCGCCGGCCTGGTGGCGCTCGACCGGGAGGAGGCCCAGCAGGGGCGCCTGCGGCGCTACTACCGGCTGACCGACGAGGGCGCTGCCGCCCTGCGGGACGAGGCCGCCAGGATGGCCGCCACCGCCGAGACCGCCACCGCCCGCCTCCGCGCCAGAACAGCGGGAGGCGCCGCGTGA
- a CDS encoding L,D-transpeptidase encodes MSAPAAGAGSRLSPATAGEEGRTSLRVSGAGSRVSLLERRYRAVLRLLPASYRAEREEEMVDAFMEMSGDVSDELNPRPAWGEIASVLALAVRLRFGGTGADPRLFAWGESVRLLALLGLAFHAMGGVYTGVELLRTLVFQVQPGLAGAPGSFERLLAVAVSLAYLCSTVAFLAIMRGHVRTAKITAVVGAAPALAYTLIPMILAGPVMDRPLSEPATLVFTAVPVIALLLGFHGDAAPRRRSWALALSPLAAGLAVLGCTWLLVALRLPDADWLYLWLDLGTAIPVWAAGAVAVLTRRSAPPQALAMSAAGLLLLLMRLTLLGNLPDGPAWLTVCAQCALLWSLSVALAWVGARGLPARRPAFQP; translated from the coding sequence ATGAGCGCGCCGGCGGCCGGCGCGGGGAGCCGCTTGAGCCCGGCGACGGCCGGCGAAGAGGGCCGCACGAGCCTGCGGGTGAGCGGCGCGGGGAGCCGTGTGAGCCTGCTCGAACGGCGGTATCGCGCCGTGCTGCGCCTGCTGCCCGCCTCCTACCGCGCCGAGCGCGAGGAGGAGATGGTGGACGCGTTCATGGAGATGTCCGGCGACGTGTCCGACGAGCTGAACCCGCGACCGGCGTGGGGCGAGATCGCCAGCGTGCTGGCGCTCGCGGTGCGGTTGCGGTTCGGCGGCACGGGCGCCGACCCCCGCCTGTTCGCCTGGGGCGAGAGCGTGCGGCTGCTCGCCCTGCTCGGGCTGGCCTTCCACGCCATGGGCGGCGTCTACACGGGCGTGGAGCTGCTGCGCACGCTGGTCTTCCAGGTGCAGCCCGGCCTGGCGGGCGCGCCAGGCTCCTTCGAGCGGCTGCTGGCCGTCGCCGTCTCGCTCGCGTACCTCTGCTCGACGGTCGCGTTCCTGGCGATCATGCGCGGCCACGTCAGGACGGCCAAGATCACGGCTGTCGTCGGCGCGGCCCCGGCGCTGGCCTACACGCTGATCCCGATGATCCTGGCCGGGCCGGTGATGGACCGGCCGCTGTCGGAGCCGGCGACCCTGGTGTTCACGGCGGTGCCGGTGATCGCGCTGCTGCTGGGCTTCCACGGCGACGCCGCGCCGCGCCGCCGCTCATGGGCGCTGGCCCTGTCGCCCCTGGCCGCGGGCCTGGCGGTGCTGGGCTGCACGTGGCTGCTGGTCGCGCTGCGGCTGCCCGACGCCGACTGGCTCTACCTGTGGCTCGATCTCGGCACGGCGATCCCGGTGTGGGCCGCGGGCGCGGTGGCCGTGCTCACCCGCCGGAGCGCGCCGCCGCAGGCGCTGGCGATGTCGGCCGCCGGGCTGCTCCTGCTGCTGATGCGGCTGACCCTGCTCGGCAACCTCCCCGACGGCCCGGCGTGGCTGACGGTCTGTGCCCAGTGCGCGCTGCTGTGGAGCCTGTCCGTCGCGCTCGCCTGGGTGGGGGCGCGCGGCCTGCCTGCCAGGCGGCCCGCGTTCCAACCCTGA